One stretch of Harmonia axyridis chromosome 1, icHarAxyr1.1, whole genome shotgun sequence DNA includes these proteins:
- the LOC123671628 gene encoding uncharacterized protein LOC123671628 — MKIPEKQFSSLIGRVWLETSADIIRSGFKKRGILPFDDKVIPEELYDAEDLRRWKTSQNIVTVRQDVSGQNNVEPPIQMHTYPANKEMEIDRSNCPSTNSDRDIQASCTSQINDIVRKLSTTTNVSGDNNSIYKYPHITRFFHKNYPSAFLFRRLDLDVPDVTSVTEDEDLFEVGLSPGHSRALVLKYSTAYAGVYGTGIDVATALTPQVRYAVASHYINSLLAIVPLNIHEKIIEGLRPFAFSGAVQFTQMSLDEYQAYKDARVSPERLMFCASMVATCFTKHNISVNGLVPKRTTQHLKELNLPHNAIMWMQKAVILGTVNIIRRVLYPH, encoded by the coding sequence ATGAAAATTCCTGAGAAACAATTTTCTTCATTGATAGGTCGAGTTTGGCTAGAAACAAGTGCAGATATCATCAGAAGCGGGTTCAAAAAAAGAGGGATTTTACCATTTGATGATAAAGTCATACCAGAAGAACTCTACGATGCGGAAGATCTCAGAAGGTGGAAAACATCACAAAATATTGTTACTGTACGTCAAGATGTCTCCGGTCAAAACAATGTCGAGCCTCCTATTCAAATGCATACATATCCGGCAAACAAAGAGATGGAAATTGATCGTTCAAACTGTCCATCAACAAATAGTGATAGAGACATCCAAGCAAGTTGCACTAGTCAAATCAACGACATCGTCAGGAAGCTCTCCACAACCACAAACGTCTCTGGCGATAACAATAGCATCTACAAATATCCTCACATAAccagattttttcataaaaattatccGTCAGCCTTCTTATTTAGGAGATTGGATCTCGACGTCCCTGATGTAACTTCTGTAACAGAAGATGAAGACCTATTTGAAGTAGGACTATCTCCTGGACACAGCAGAGCACTGGTTCTAAAGTACTCCACTGCCTATGCAGGAGTGTATGGCACTGGAATTGACGTGGCCACCGCACTCACTCCTCAAGTTAGATACGCTGTTGCGAGTCACTATATAAACTCATTATTAGCTATAGTTCCTCTAAATATCCATGAGAAAATCATAGAAGGCCTAAGACCTTTTGCATTCAGTGGTGCGGTTCAATTCACCCAAATGTCTTTGGATGAGTACCAGGCGTATAAAGATGCGAGAGTGTCTCCTGAAAGATTGATGTTCTGCGCATCAATGGTAGCAACATGCTTCACTAAACACAATATATCTGTGAATGGACTCGTCCCAAAAAGGACCACCCAACATCTAAAAGAGCTCAACCTACCCCACAATGCAATTATGTGGATGCAGAAGGCGGTAATTCTTGGAACTGTCAACATCATAAGGAGAGTGCTCTACCCTCATTAA